In one Nitrospirota bacterium genomic region, the following are encoded:
- a CDS encoding 4Fe-4S dicluster domain-containing protein, protein MYIVNVDHDKCDGCEECINVCPTAVFELNDNKSNPVNPDECVGCMSCVEACPNQAITVNEM, encoded by the coding sequence ATGTATATAGTTAATGTTGACCATGATAAATGTGATGGATGTGAGGAGTGTATTAATGTCTGTCCAACGGCGGTATTTGAGTTAAATGACAACAAGTCTAATCCTGTAAATCCTGATGAATGTGTTGGCTGTATGAGCTGTGTTGAGGCATGTCCGAATCAGGCGATTACAGTCAATGAGATGTAA
- the dsrP gene encoding sulfate reduction electron transfer complex DsrMKJOP subunit DsrP, with protein MLEKALTGSRRYWIWVFSLLVMSGIGFIFYLKQLSYGLGITGMSRDVSWGFYIGQFTLLVGVAASAVIVVLPYYLHNYKQFGRITVLGEFLAVASVTMCLLFIFVDLGQPFRILNVLLYPTPNSVMFWDAVVLSGYLLLNIVIGWTVLGAERKASPPPDWLKPLIYLSIAWAPSIHIVTAFLYSGLPGRHFWLTAIMAVRFLASAFASGPALIIILCLIVRGFTKFDPGREAIQTLGKIITYTMILNVLFLGFELFTAFYSNIPGHMHTFQYLHAGLEGYGKLVPMMWISNILAVVSLVLLINPATRKNERTLSMASASIFISLWIDKGFGLVVGGFIPNPLEKITEYWPTMPETLITLGVWAIGFLILTILYKVAVSVKEEIA; from the coding sequence ATGCTTGAAAAGGCGCTAACCGGAAGTCGGAGATACTGGATATGGGTATTCTCTTTGCTTGTTATGTCGGGAATAGGTTTTATTTTCTACCTCAAGCAACTTAGTTATGGTTTAGGGATAACAGGCATGAGCAGGGATGTTTCATGGGGTTTTTATATAGGTCAGTTTACCCTCCTTGTAGGTGTTGCAGCTTCAGCAGTTATAGTGGTCTTACCTTACTATCTTCATAACTACAAGCAATTTGGAAGGATTACAGTTCTTGGAGAATTTCTGGCTGTTGCTTCTGTCACAATGTGTCTTTTGTTTATCTTTGTAGATCTCGGTCAGCCCTTCAGGATCCTTAATGTTTTATTGTATCCAACGCCTAATTCTGTCATGTTCTGGGATGCTGTTGTTTTAAGTGGTTATCTCCTGCTTAACATCGTGATCGGCTGGACAGTCCTGGGTGCTGAGCGTAAAGCATCACCACCACCAGATTGGTTAAAGCCTTTGATATATCTATCAATCGCCTGGGCACCCAGCATTCACATAGTAACGGCATTCCTGTACTCTGGACTTCCAGGAAGACATTTCTGGTTGACAGCGATTATGGCAGTCCGTTTTCTTGCCTCAGCATTTGCTTCAGGACCGGCCCTTATTATCATCCTGTGTCTGATTGTAAGAGGGTTCACAAAATTCGATCCAGGCAGAGAGGCTATTCAAACACTGGGAAAGATTATCACTTATACCATGATTTTAAATGTACTTTTCCTCGGATTTGAACTCTTCACCGCCTTCTACAGTAACATACCGGGGCATATGCATACCTTCCAGTATCTCCATGCCGGTCTGGAAGGATATGGAAAGCTCGTTCCTATGATGTGGATATCCAACATCCTTGCAGTGGTATCTCTCGTCCTTTTGATTAATCCAGCAACACGAAAAAACGAAAGAACCCTATCGATGGCTTCTGCGTCAATATTCATTTCTTTATGGATTGATAAGGGATTTGGTTTGGTTGTGGGTGGATTTATACCGAATCCTTTAGAAAAGATAACGGAGTATTGGCCTACGATGCCTGAAACCTTAATCACCCTTGGAGTATGGGCAATCGGATTCTTGATACTCACGATACTTTACAAGGTAGCTGTCTCAGTCAAGGAGGAGATTGCGTAG
- the dsrO gene encoding sulfate reduction electron transfer complex DsrMKJOP subunit DsrO: protein MSINRRQFLKIAGISTIVGLGGTTTIKALWRDELEASQVSPSPEALVAKRWAMVVDVSKFKIDNDYKRVIDACHRIHNVPDFGNPKDEVKWIWTDTFSHAFPGQEHEYMEGGIKHKPFMILCNHCDNPPCVRVCPTKATFKREDGIVMMDFHRCIGCRFCMAACPFGARSFNWRDPRPFIKEENKEFPTRTIGVVEKCNFCYERLAKGLIPACVEACKDNKALVFGDLKDPNSEVRKILSSCYTIRRKSELGTQPSVFYVIGGSNNA from the coding sequence ATGAGTATTAATAGGAGACAATTCTTAAAGATAGCAGGAATTTCTACAATAGTGGGGCTTGGGGGCACGACCACAATCAAAGCGCTCTGGAGAGACGAGTTGGAGGCTTCGCAGGTTTCGCCGAGTCCTGAAGCTTTGGTAGCAAAAAGATGGGCAATGGTCGTCGATGTCAGTAAGTTCAAAATAGATAATGATTATAAAAGGGTCATTGATGCCTGCCATCGTATCCACAATGTTCCTGATTTCGGTAATCCAAAGGATGAGGTCAAATGGATATGGACCGACACATTTTCGCACGCATTCCCTGGACAGGAACATGAATACATGGAAGGGGGTATAAAACATAAACCCTTTATGATACTTTGCAATCACTGTGATAACCCCCCTTGTGTAAGGGTGTGTCCTACAAAGGCTACATTTAAAAGAGAAGATGGAATCGTAATGATGGACTTTCATCGCTGTATTGGGTGCAGGTTCTGTATGGCTGCTTGTCCATTTGGAGCAAGAAGCTTCAACTGGAGAGACCCGAGGCCTTTTATCAAGGAAGAGAATAAGGAATTTCCAACAAGGACGATAGGTGTTGTGGAAAAATGCAATTTCTGCTACGAGAGACTCGCCAAGGGTCTTATCCCGGCCTGCGTGGAGGCGTGCAAAGATAATAAGGCATTGGTTTTTGGTGACCTAAAAGACCCAAACTCAGAGGTCAGGAAGATTCTCAGCTCATGTTACACCATTCGACGTAAATCTGAGCTCGGGACACAGCCCAGTGTTTTCTATGTAATAGGGGGTAGTAACAATGCTTGA
- the dsrJ gene encoding sulfate reduction electron transfer complex DsrMKJOP subunit DsrJ — MYDTGKIITGLIIFVILVTFPFYNNIGKAISKPEPKLDTPEIQKLPEKERRCVEPKAFMRTEHMKLLNEWRDSVVRDGNRMYVSTDRKKFVMSLQNTCMNCHSNKKNFCDQCHNYVAVKPYCWDCHIAPKEKGT; from the coding sequence ATGTATGACACTGGTAAAATCATCACGGGACTTATTATCTTTGTCATTTTGGTAACATTTCCTTTCTACAATAATATAGGGAAAGCCATTTCTAAACCGGAACCAAAACTCGATACCCCTGAGATTCAAAAATTACCAGAAAAGGAGAGACGATGCGTAGAGCCAAAGGCATTTATGAGAACCGAGCACATGAAATTGCTGAATGAGTGGAGGGATTCAGTTGTCCGCGATGGCAACAGGATGTATGTGAGCACTGACAGGAAGAAGTTTGTAATGAGTCTTCAAAATACTTGCATGAACTGCCATTCTAACAAGAAAAATTTTTGTGATCAATGTCACAATTATGTGGCAGTAAAACCTTATTGCTGGGATTGTCATATCGCACCGAAGGAGAAGGGAACATGA
- the dsrK gene encoding sulfate reduction electron transfer complex DsrMKJOP subunit DsrK: MAKVEVPKPDELSKIDYTPPKRGWMDTTVEFKPGTWCYGTRPKYVEAVDLPNPREWKPTDEDWKLPENWREIILEGIDDRLRKYRSFRLFMDICVRCGACADKCHFFVGSGDPKNMPVLRAELLRSVYRKYFTASGKHLGRLAGARELTYNVLKEWWYYFFQCTECRRCSAFCPYGIDTAEITLMGRELINLLGCNTDWIMGPVSNSYRTGNHLGLEPHTVKSNIEFLLDDVETITGIKIEPTFNRKGAEILLVNPSGDIFGDPGNYTAMGILMLFHEIGLDYTWSTYASEGGNFGFFTSNETAKRLYYKVYSEAKRLKVKWIIGGECGHQWRLFHQYLDTWHGPADFLEEPVSPTTGTKFENAKSTKAVHIAEFTADLIRHGKLKLDPSRNDHLKVTWHDSCNTARGMGIFEEPRYIIKNVCNYFYEMPENTIREKTFCCGSGSGLNAGENMELRMRGGFPRANAVKYVHEKYGVNMLAAMCAIDRAALPPLMDYWVPGVRVCGLHELVANALVMKGEKERTTDLRGDPLPGKEAKEDV, encoded by the coding sequence ATGGCAAAGGTAGAGGTTCCCAAACCAGATGAACTCTCTAAGATAGACTATACACCTCCTAAGAGGGGGTGGATGGATACCACTGTTGAATTCAAGCCTGGTACCTGGTGTTATGGTACAAGACCTAAATACGTTGAAGCCGTTGACTTACCGAACCCGAGGGAATGGAAACCAACCGACGAGGACTGGAAACTGCCTGAAAACTGGAGAGAGATAATTTTAGAAGGGATTGATGATCGGCTTCGCAAGTATCGCTCTTTCAGGCTTTTTATGGATATCTGTGTTAGATGTGGTGCCTGCGCTGACAAGTGCCACTTCTTCGTCGGTTCTGGAGATCCCAAGAATATGCCTGTTCTTAGGGCTGAGCTGCTGAGATCGGTATATAGAAAGTATTTTACAGCATCAGGAAAGCACCTGGGCAGGCTTGCTGGGGCAAGAGAACTTACTTATAATGTGCTGAAGGAGTGGTGGTACTATTTTTTTCAGTGCACTGAGTGTCGTCGATGTTCGGCCTTCTGTCCTTATGGCATTGATACGGCTGAAATAACACTTATGGGAAGGGAACTTATCAACCTATTGGGTTGTAACACTGACTGGATAATGGGTCCTGTTTCAAATAGTTACAGGACGGGGAATCACCTTGGCCTTGAGCCACATACAGTTAAAAGTAATATTGAATTCTTATTAGACGATGTAGAGACTATAACAGGGATCAAGATTGAACCGACATTCAACAGAAAGGGTGCAGAGATTCTCCTTGTTAATCCTTCTGGAGATATCTTTGGTGACCCTGGTAATTACACTGCTATGGGCATTCTGATGCTTTTCCATGAAATTGGACTCGACTACACATGGAGCACATACGCTTCTGAGGGTGGAAACTTCGGCTTTTTCACCTCAAATGAGACTGCTAAAAGGCTCTACTACAAGGTTTATTCTGAAGCCAAAAGGTTAAAGGTGAAATGGATCATCGGAGGAGAATGTGGCCACCAGTGGAGGCTTTTCCATCAGTATTTAGATACCTGGCACGGACCTGCAGATTTCCTTGAAGAGCCAGTCTCCCCTACTACAGGCACGAAATTCGAGAATGCAAAATCCACAAAGGCAGTCCACATTGCTGAATTTACTGCTGACCTCATCAGACATGGCAAACTAAAACTTGACCCGAGCCGAAACGATCACCTGAAGGTGACATGGCATGACTCCTGTAACACCGCAAGGGGTATGGGAATCTTCGAGGAGCCACGGTATATTATCAAGAATGTGTGCAACTATTTCTATGAGATGCCAGAGAACACTATAAGGGAGAAGACCTTCTGCTGTGGCAGTGGCTCCGGCTTGAATGCAGGGGAAAATATGGAATTGAGGATGAGGGGAGGTTTCCCCAGAGCAAACGCCGTGAAGTATGTCCACGAGAAATACGGGGTGAATATGCTAGCCGCCATGTGTGCGATTGATAGGGCAGCCCTTCCACCCCTGATGGATTACTGGGTTCCCGGCGTACGTGTCTGTGGGCTTCATGAGTTGGTGGCTAACGCATTAGTGATGAAGGGAGAAAAGGAGAGAACAACTGATTTGCGTGGTGACCCCCTTCCTGGGAAGGAGGCCAAGGAAGATGTATGA
- the dsrM gene encoding sulfate reduction electron transfer complex DsrMKJOP subunit DsrM: MGILFSFFAVIILVLFVFVGVKVVKLQFLFGIIIPYAAVVTFIVGVIYRVVKWGHSPVPFRIPTTCGQQKSLPWIKQNKLENPSSTLGVIGRMAIEILLFRSLFRNIKTELRDGPKLAYGSDKWLWLAALAFHWSFLTILVRHLRLFTVPILPFIPLIEGIDGFLQIGVPRLYMTDIVILIAVAYLFLRRVYIPQVRYISLPADYFPLFLIFGVALSGVLMRYFVKVDVVAVKELTMGLVSFNPNIPEGIGIIFYIHLFLISTLFAYFPFSKLVHMGGVFLSPTRNLSNNSRIVRHINPWNYPVKARTYEEYEDEFREKMKKAGIPVEKE; encoded by the coding sequence ATGGGAATCTTGTTTTCTTTCTTTGCAGTTATAATACTCGTTCTGTTTGTTTTTGTAGGGGTGAAGGTTGTAAAATTGCAATTCCTCTTCGGAATTATTATACCCTATGCGGCTGTTGTTACATTCATCGTTGGAGTTATTTATCGTGTCGTAAAATGGGGGCATTCACCTGTCCCATTCCGTATACCTACAACCTGTGGACAACAAAAATCTCTCCCGTGGATCAAGCAGAATAAACTTGAAAATCCCTCCAGCACGCTTGGCGTAATCGGGAGGATGGCGATTGAAATACTTCTTTTCCGTTCCCTGTTCAGGAACATAAAGACCGAATTGAGAGATGGACCTAAACTTGCTTATGGATCGGACAAGTGGCTCTGGTTAGCAGCACTGGCGTTCCACTGGTCGTTTCTCACCATTTTAGTCAGACACCTTAGATTATTCACCGTGCCTATTCTCCCCTTCATACCTTTGATTGAGGGTATTGATGGATTTTTGCAGATAGGCGTTCCGAGACTCTATATGACCGATATAGTTATTTTGATTGCTGTGGCTTACCTCTTCCTCAGGAGAGTTTATATTCCACAAGTGCGATACATCTCTCTTCCTGCTGATTACTTTCCCCTCTTTCTGATTTTTGGTGTAGCTCTTTCAGGTGTCCTCATGCGTTATTTTGTTAAAGTGGATGTTGTTGCGGTGAAGGAACTAACTATGGGACTGGTCAGTTTTAATCCTAATATCCCTGAGGGAATCGGTATTATCTTCTACATACATCTGTTTCTCATCAGCACCCTGTTTGCCTACTTCCCCTTTAGCAAGCTGGTTCATATGGGAGGAGTTTTCCTCAGTCCTACACGAAATCTATCGAATAACAGCCGAATTGTTAGACACATCAATCCCTGGAATTACCCTGTCAAGGCTCGTACATACGAGGAGTACGAGGACGAATTCAGGGAGAAAATGAAAAAGGCGGGGATACCAGTAGAAAAGGAGTAA
- a CDS encoding RsbRD N-terminal domain-containing protein, whose translation MELKNLLLEKKSSILRKWFDMIVETYPPETAIFLKNQKNRFANPVGYTISQGIEHIFEELLNEVDSDRVSPFLDNIIRIRAVQDFNPSQAIAFIFLLKKVIREEMESDPEFNSGREKGLAEELLALESKIDDLALLSFDIYMKCREKIYELRANEVKNMTFRLFTKGKSGK comes from the coding sequence ATGGAGCTTAAGAATCTCCTATTGGAAAAGAAATCCTCTATTCTGAGGAAGTGGTTCGATATGATAGTTGAGACTTATCCTCCTGAGACTGCAATCTTTTTGAAAAATCAAAAGAATAGATTTGCTAATCCAGTAGGGTACACGATCTCCCAGGGGATAGAGCATATCTTCGAGGAACTTCTAAATGAAGTGGATTCCGATAGGGTTTCTCCCTTCCTTGACAATATTATCAGAATCAGGGCGGTTCAGGATTTTAATCCCTCGCAAGCAATTGCCTTCATCTTCTTACTAAAGAAAGTGATTAGAGAAGAGATGGAAAGCGATCCTGAATTTAATTCAGGACGGGAAAAAGGGCTCGCTGAGGAGTTGTTGGCACTTGAGTCTAAAATAGATGACCTTGCCCTCCTCTCTTTTGATATATATATGAAATGCCGAGAGAAAATTTACGAGCTTAGGGCAAATGAAGTGAAGAATATGACCTTCAGGCTATTTACAAAGGGCAAATCTGGTAAGTGA
- a CDS encoding TusE/DsrC/DsvC family sulfur relay protein, which produces MPAIEFKGKSYEVDDDGYLQNLDDWSPELAEHIAGLEGVTMTEAHWEVVNFLRDYYKQYQIAPMIKILVKEMAKAFGPEKGNTKYLYELYPAGPAKQACKIAGLPKPTGCV; this is translated from the coding sequence ATGCCAGCTATTGAGTTTAAAGGAAAATCATATGAGGTTGATGATGACGGCTATCTTCAAAATCTCGATGACTGGAGCCCTGAGTTAGCCGAACATATCGCTGGACTCGAAGGGGTTACGATGACAGAGGCGCACTGGGAGGTGGTAAACTTCCTCAGAGACTATTACAAGCAGTACCAAATTGCACCGATGATAAAGATACTTGTTAAAGAGATGGCTAAAGCTTTTGGACCCGAGAAAGGTAACACTAAATACTTATATGAGCTTTACCCTGCAGGCCCTGCAAAACAGGCATGTAAGATAGCAGGACTCCCCAAACCAACAGGGTGTGTATAA
- a CDS encoding BPL-N domain-containing protein: MEEKSEKKIACQENLKSRRVAFLWDESFLWGVISFRVLRGLSLHFDLITAGDVKSGMLSDYEMLFVPGGWATDKSNALGEDGKKAIRKFVEDGGSYLGFCGGAGLALEVENGLSLLPVTRKRTRERTPNFSGKIQVYSKYRRHPLWRGIPKPLAFYVWWPSQFSITRQDKVSVLACYNLPESDFFVSDLCVSDINRYGDNWKRWEDSYGIRLNPFLLQGEPAVLEGKYGSGKIILSLIHFDTPDDSVGNRVLFNLWQYLLPAKSGKKLYTIDGIHLPNKELKIRITPEILDLAQEMEMSVRELIAFGERNLLWYWRNHWMLQWRRGIRGFEYCTLFILLSELSRLIQLSAFFDIEEDNINIIKKMKVVEKILHRFLIKAKELLIEEKYAMNYGLLNIERDEGTGIQSRREELFSSSKRYGGMFKQLIDSIDALLVLLLRKSQFFS; the protein is encoded by the coding sequence TTGGAAGAAAAAAGTGAAAAGAAAATAGCATGCCAAGAAAACCTGAAAAGCAGGCGAGTTGCTTTTCTATGGGATGAATCCTTTCTCTGGGGTGTAATCTCTTTTAGGGTGCTGAGAGGTTTATCTCTCCATTTTGACCTGATTACAGCAGGGGATGTTAAATCAGGAATGCTATCAGACTATGAAATGCTTTTTGTTCCTGGAGGTTGGGCAACTGATAAAAGCAACGCACTTGGAGAAGATGGCAAGAAGGCTATCCGTAAGTTTGTTGAGGATGGTGGCAGCTATCTTGGGTTTTGTGGAGGAGCAGGTTTAGCCCTTGAGGTAGAGAATGGATTATCCCTCCTGCCAGTAACAAGGAAAAGAACCCGTGAAAGAACCCCAAATTTTAGTGGGAAGATTCAGGTATATTCAAAATACCGTCGACATCCACTCTGGAGAGGAATTCCAAAGCCCCTTGCATTTTATGTCTGGTGGCCCTCACAGTTTTCTATCACAAGACAGGATAAGGTAAGTGTTTTAGCCTGTTATAATCTGCCTGAATCGGACTTTTTTGTTTCAGACCTATGCGTCTCTGATATCAATAGGTATGGAGACAACTGGAAAAGATGGGAGGATAGCTATGGCATCAGATTAAACCCATTTCTTCTACAAGGAGAACCAGCTGTACTGGAAGGGAAATATGGTAGTGGAAAGATTATCCTCTCGCTGATTCACTTTGATACCCCCGATGACTCAGTGGGGAATCGAGTACTCTTTAATCTCTGGCAATACCTACTGCCTGCTAAATCAGGCAAAAAACTCTATACTATAGATGGGATACATCTTCCAAACAAGGAATTAAAAATCAGGATAACCCCTGAGATACTCGATCTGGCACAAGAGATGGAGATGTCCGTTAGAGAACTTATCGCATTTGGAGAGAGAAATCTTCTATGGTACTGGAGAAATCACTGGATGCTACAGTGGAGAAGGGGTATTCGAGGGTTTGAATATTGTACCCTGTTTATACTCCTTAGTGAACTCTCTCGATTAATCCAGCTGTCAGCTTTTTTCGACATCGAGGAAGATAATATAAATATAATAAAAAAGATGAAGGTTGTAGAGAAGATATTACATAGATTCTTAATTAAGGCAAAGGAGCTCTTAATCGAGGAAAAATATGCCATGAATTATGGACTATTAAATATCGAAAGAGATGAGGGTACAGGTATTCAGTCTCGTCGTGAAGAGCTTTTCTCCAGTTCAAAACGGTATGGAGGGATGTTTAAACAGCTAATTGACAGCATAGATGCATTGTTAGTTCTATTGCTGAGAAAATCTCAATTTTTTAGTTGA
- a CDS encoding cobyrinate a,c-diamide synthase, with the protein MSQIPRVVLGGLRGGSGKTILTVALISGLRKRGINTVPFKKGPDYIDAGWLAYAAGHPCYNLDLFIMDKRAVLRSFLFHSRASQCAVIEGNRGLYDGVDMEGTFSTAELAKLIYSPVLLVIDSCKTTRTAAAMITGCQKFDPDVDIRGVILNCVAGNRHESLLRSTIEHYCGLPVVGAVPRLKEKTFPERHMGLTPYQEHPQVEKAMASMTEIAEKYLDLNGIWKIANEAPTLSNVECGMWNMDFNSEIHPFPNPPPSRGKAGVGERLRTLNSELTVDSSLKIGVIRDSAFQFYYPENFEELEKRGAKLVEISALIEKELPELDALYIGGGFPETHAITLAGNDNFRDSLRQAVEKGLPVYAECGGLMYLGESLVVEDKTYPMAGILPVVFGLEKRPQAHGYSVVEVEKSNPYFAVGRTLKGHEFHYSRVLNCQEDEINTVFRMKRGNGLDGKRDGIVYKNVLATYTHMHALGTREWTDGVINRALSYREKRENLKVESWKKKVKRK; encoded by the coding sequence ATGAGTCAAATTCCAAGGGTAGTTTTAGGAGGGCTGCGAGGAGGGTCGGGTAAAACGATCCTCACTGTTGCCCTCATCTCAGGATTGAGAAAAAGGGGAATTAATACCGTCCCCTTTAAAAAAGGTCCGGATTATATCGATGCAGGATGGCTTGCATATGCAGCAGGGCATCCATGCTATAATCTGGACCTTTTCATTATGGATAAGAGGGCGGTTCTCCGTTCTTTTTTATTCCATTCGAGGGCTTCGCAATGTGCTGTGATTGAAGGTAACAGGGGATTATATGATGGTGTTGATATGGAGGGAACCTTCAGCACCGCTGAACTCGCCAAATTAATCTATTCACCTGTTTTGCTGGTTATAGATTCATGCAAGACCACGCGAACTGCTGCAGCTATGATTACAGGATGTCAGAAATTTGACCCTGATGTGGATATCAGAGGAGTAATTTTAAACTGTGTCGCTGGTAATAGACATGAGTCATTACTGCGTTCTACGATAGAGCATTATTGTGGACTACCTGTAGTAGGTGCTGTCCCGAGATTAAAAGAGAAAACATTTCCTGAGAGACACATGGGATTAACTCCTTATCAGGAACATCCTCAGGTAGAAAAGGCAATGGCTTCCATGACCGAGATAGCTGAGAAATATCTTGATTTAAACGGCATATGGAAGATTGCTAATGAAGCACCCACGCTATCGAATGTGGAATGCGGAATGTGGAATATGGATTTTAATTCCGAAATCCACCCCTTCCCTAACCCTCCCCCCTCGAGGGGGAAGGCAGGGGTGGGGGAGAGACTCCGAACTCTGAACTCCGAACTAACTGTGGACTCATCCCTTAAGATCGGTGTTATAAGAGATTCTGCCTTCCAATTTTACTACCCTGAAAACTTTGAGGAGCTTGAAAAGAGAGGCGCTAAATTAGTAGAGATTAGTGCCCTGATAGAAAAAGAACTGCCAGAATTGGATGCCCTTTATATAGGTGGTGGTTTTCCTGAGACTCATGCCATAACACTGGCAGGGAATGATAACTTTAGAGATTCTCTGCGTCAGGCAGTAGAGAAAGGACTGCCTGTTTATGCAGAATGTGGTGGTTTAATGTATCTTGGTGAGAGTCTGGTGGTAGAGGATAAAACATATCCGATGGCTGGTATTTTGCCTGTTGTTTTTGGTTTAGAAAAGAGACCCCAAGCACATGGCTATTCAGTCGTTGAAGTAGAAAAATCTAATCCATATTTTGCTGTTGGTCGCACACTTAAAGGGCATGAATTTCATTACTCTCGTGTTTTGAACTGTCAGGAAGATGAGATTAATACCGTCTTCCGTATGAAACGCGGCAACGGTTTAGACGGTAAAAGAGACGGTATAGTCTATAAGAATGTTCTTGCAACTTACACGCACATGCATGCCCTCGGCACAAGGGAGTGGACAGACGGAGTTATAAATCGAGCTCTGTCTTACAGGGAGAAAAGAGAGAACTTAAAGGTTGAAAGTTGGAAGAAAAAAGTGAAAAGAAAATAG
- the dsrB gene encoding dissimilatory-type sulfite reductase subunit beta gives MALPQRRTDIGPPHYEQFLPPVIKKNYGKWRYHEVLSPGTMVHVAESGDEIYTVRVASPRLISTDFIREISDIADKYCDGYLRFTSRNNVEFLVSDKKKIEPLQKELEEKGYTIGGIGPRVSNVVHTQGWVHCHSACTDASGLVKAIMDELYDYFTTKELPNRVRLALACCVNMCGAVHCSDIAVVAVHRAVPPVDHEKFVNMCELPTTIASCPTHAISPDPAKKSVKINPDRCMYCGNCFTVCPAIDIHNPENDGVAIVVGGKVGNLRSDPKFSKLAIPFFYNDPPRWPKVVAAIKNILETYAKHAKKHERVGEWIERIGWEKFFKLTGIEFTFQHIDDFTFARETFRTAATFKW, from the coding sequence ATGGCATTACCACAGAGAAGGACAGACATAGGGCCACCCCATTATGAACAGTTTTTACCACCTGTAATCAAGAAGAATTATGGCAAATGGAGATATCACGAGGTGCTTAGTCCTGGCACAATGGTGCATGTTGCAGAAAGCGGGGATGAGATTTATACTGTAAGGGTTGCATCACCAAGACTTATAAGCACCGATTTTATCCGTGAGATCAGTGATATAGCAGATAAATACTGCGATGGGTATCTCCGTTTTACATCGAGAAACAATGTAGAGTTTCTTGTATCAGATAAAAAGAAGATTGAACCACTTCAGAAGGAACTTGAAGAGAAGGGTTACACCATCGGAGGTATAGGACCAAGGGTTAGTAATGTTGTTCACACTCAGGGCTGGGTTCACTGTCATAGCGCCTGTACTGATGCTTCTGGTCTTGTGAAGGCGATAATGGATGAACTCTACGATTATTTTACAACAAAGGAACTCCCTAACAGGGTAAGACTTGCACTCGCATGCTGTGTTAATATGTGTGGTGCTGTTCACTGCTCTGACATAGCCGTCGTGGCTGTCCACAGAGCAGTGCCACCTGTTGACCATGAAAAATTTGTGAATATGTGCGAACTCCCTACAACCATAGCATCCTGTCCAACACATGCTATCAGCCCTGATCCAGCAAAGAAGAGCGTTAAGATCAACCCCGATAGGTGTATGTATTGCGGAAACTGCTTTACTGTCTGCCCTGCTATAGATATCCATAACCCTGAGAATGATGGTGTTGCGATAGTGGTAGGGGGGAAGGTAGGAAACCTGAGGAGCGATCCGAAATTTTCAAAGCTCGCCATTCCATTCTTTTACAATGACCCTCCAAGATGGCCAAAGGTTGTTGCTGCAATAAAGAACATTCTTGAGACCTATGCCAAGCATGCAAAGAAACATGAAAGGGTTGGGGAGTGGATAGAGAGGATTGGATGGGAAAAGTTCTTCAAACTAACAGGTATTGAATTCACATTCCAGCATATAGATGACTTTACATTCGCAAGGGAGACATTCAGAACCGCTGCGACCTTTAAGTGGTGA